One Candidatus Ornithobacterium hominis genomic region harbors:
- a CDS encoding SIR2 family NAD-dependent protein deacylase: MKIKPKIVVLTGAGISQESGLKTFRDSGGLWEDYDISQIATPEAFEENPKLVLKFYNLRKKQLKDVEPNAAHYFLKTLEDDFEVIIITQNVDDLHERAGSKNIIHLHGELKKARSVFNDEIAFEYEKDIQWGDLHSDGGQLRPHIVWFGEAVPQMQKAIEEAQKADILLIIGTSLQVYPAAGLVHEVATNVPVYLIDPSPIEFPSFNRKIHHIQKKAIAGIEELNEIFKFFLKP, encoded by the coding sequence ATGAAAATTAAACCCAAAATAGTCGTACTCACAGGTGCTGGAATCTCACAAGAAAGTGGATTAAAAACCTTTAGAGACTCGGGAGGTTTGTGGGAAGATTATGATATTTCTCAAATTGCAACGCCAGAAGCCTTTGAAGAAAATCCTAAATTAGTTTTAAAATTTTATAATTTAAGAAAAAAACAACTCAAAGATGTAGAACCCAATGCAGCTCATTATTTTTTGAAAACCTTAGAAGATGATTTTGAGGTGATTATCATTACACAAAATGTCGATGATTTACATGAAAGAGCAGGCTCAAAAAATATTATTCATTTGCATGGCGAACTCAAAAAAGCACGCAGCGTGTTCAATGATGAAATTGCTTTCGAATACGAAAAAGATATTCAATGGGGTGATTTACACAGCGATGGCGGGCAACTGCGTCCGCATATTGTTTGGTTTGGGGAAGCAGTCCCTCAGATGCAAAAAGCAATAGAAGAAGCCCAAAAAGCAGATATTCTTTTAATAATTGGAACTTCTCTGCAAGTTTACCCAGCAGCGGGTTTGGTGCATGAGGTAGCGACAAATGTTCCAGTTTATTTGATTGACCCTTCTCCAATTGAATTCCCTAGTTTTAACCGAAAAATTCATCATATTCAGAAAAAAGCAATTGCGGGAATAGAAGAATTAAATGAAATTTTTAAATTTTTTTTAAAGCCTTAA
- the rocD gene encoding ornithine--oxo-acid transaminase, whose amino-acid sequence MGNTHNQNSQYYIDLEYKHGAHNYHPLPVVLEKGEGVFVWDVEGKKYYDFLSAYSAVNQGHCHPKIIQALKNQAEKLTLTSRAFYNSELGKYEKYITELLDFDKVLPMNSGAEAVETALKICRKWGYTQKGVDEEKAVIIVAKGNFHGRTTTIISFSNDDNARDDFGPYTSGFISVEYDNAEALEKILQENSNVVGFLVEPIQGEAGVYVPSDGYLKACYDLCKKHNVLFIADEIQTGIARTGKMLACDYENIKPDILTLGKAISGGVYPVSAVLANDEIMNVIQPGQHGSTFGGNPMACAVATAALEVILDENLAEKAYKLGNLFRQEMQKIVDENQNLLTKVRGKGLLNAIVINDTEESSTAWDICIKLKNNGLLAKPTHGNIIRFAPPLVITEEQLLDCLRIIRETIENFKA is encoded by the coding sequence ATGGGAAATACTCACAATCAAAATTCACAATATTATATAGATTTAGAATATAAGCACGGTGCTCATAATTATCATCCGCTTCCAGTTGTTTTAGAAAAAGGAGAAGGTGTTTTTGTGTGGGATGTTGAAGGAAAAAAATATTATGATTTTTTATCCGCTTATTCGGCTGTAAATCAAGGGCATTGCCACCCCAAAATTATTCAAGCCTTAAAAAATCAGGCGGAGAAGTTAACGCTTACTTCTCGAGCTTTTTACAATTCAGAATTGGGGAAATACGAGAAATACATCACTGAACTTTTAGATTTTGATAAAGTTTTACCGATGAACTCGGGCGCAGAAGCAGTAGAAACTGCATTAAAAATTTGTCGCAAATGGGGCTATACGCAAAAGGGTGTAGACGAAGAAAAAGCTGTGATTATAGTAGCCAAAGGGAATTTCCATGGGCGAACAACCACCATTATTTCTTTCTCCAACGACGATAATGCTCGTGATGATTTTGGGCCTTATACTTCTGGGTTCATCAGCGTGGAATATGATAATGCTGAAGCTTTAGAAAAAATCTTGCAAGAAAACTCAAATGTAGTTGGCTTTTTAGTAGAACCGATTCAGGGTGAGGCTGGCGTCTATGTGCCTTCAGATGGGTATTTGAAAGCTTGCTATGATTTGTGTAAAAAACACAATGTGCTCTTCATTGCAGATGAAATTCAAACAGGAATTGCTCGTACAGGCAAAATGTTGGCGTGCGACTATGAAAATATAAAACCTGATATTTTAACGCTGGGTAAAGCGATTTCAGGGGGTGTTTACCCAGTTTCTGCTGTTTTAGCGAACGATGAAATTATGAATGTCATTCAACCTGGGCAGCATGGCTCTACCTTTGGTGGGAACCCGATGGCCTGTGCTGTGGCAACGGCTGCTCTTGAGGTTATTTTAGATGAAAATTTAGCCGAAAAAGCTTATAAACTAGGGAATTTATTCCGACAAGAGATGCAAAAAATTGTTGATGAAAATCAAAATCTTCTCACAAAAGTTCGAGGGAAAGGTCTGTTGAACGCCATCGTCATAAACGATACGGAAGAAAGTTCTACGGCTTGGGATATTTGTATAAAACTGAAAAACAACGGATTATTAGCAAAACCAACACACGGGAATATCATTCGTTTTGCCCCGCCATTGGTAATTACCGAAGAGCAATTGTTGGATTGTCTTCGTATCATTAGAGAAACCATAGAAAATTTTAAGGCTTAA
- a CDS encoding HAD family hydrolase, whose amino-acid sequence MLKAVLFDMDGVIVDTEPLHRKAYYSMFNDFNIEVSEELFQTFTGKSTQHVCETLIDKFGLKNQPQELINVKRKFFKHLFDNDPNFDLIPGVLDLIKNLYQNNITLILASSASMNTINWVFEKFELTPYFTDKISGASLKESKPHPEIFEIAAKLAKAQKSECIVIEDSTSGLKAAHAAEIYAVAYRSKNSHNQDYSLAGTVISDFSEIDAKKLNGLITKH is encoded by the coding sequence ATGCTCAAAGCAGTACTTTTTGATATGGATGGAGTGATTGTCGATACAGAACCATTGCATAGAAAAGCTTATTATTCAATGTTTAATGATTTTAATATTGAAGTTTCAGAAGAATTATTCCAGACCTTTACGGGGAAATCAACGCAACATGTCTGTGAAACTCTGATAGATAAATTTGGACTTAAAAATCAACCTCAAGAGCTGATTAATGTTAAAAGAAAGTTTTTTAAACATTTATTTGATAACGACCCAAATTTTGATTTAATTCCTGGTGTTTTAGATTTAATTAAAAATTTATACCAAAATAATATTACGTTGATTTTAGCCAGTTCAGCAAGCATGAATACGATAAACTGGGTTTTTGAAAAATTTGAGCTCACCCCCTATTTTACTGATAAAATTAGTGGTGCTTCACTCAAAGAATCAAAACCTCACCCAGAAATTTTTGAAATTGCAGCAAAATTAGCCAAGGCTCAAAAATCAGAATGCATCGTGATAGAAGATTCTACCAGCGGGTTAAAAGCTGCTCATGCAGCAGAAATTTACGCTGTAGCTTATCGGAGTAAGAATAGCCATAATCAAGATTATTCTTTGGCTGGAACAGTTATTTCTGATTTCTCAGAAATCGACGCAAAAAAATTGAATGGATTAATTACTAAACATTAA
- a CDS encoding CsbD family protein — translation MDNSFETKLKGNWNQLKGKAKQQWADLTDDDLLYEEGKSDELFGKIQKKTGQAVEDIKDWFSKNFD, via the coding sequence ATGGACAATTCATTTGAAACAAAGTTAAAAGGAAACTGGAATCAACTAAAAGGAAAAGCTAAACAACAATGGGCTGATTTGACTGATGATGACTTATTATACGAAGAGGGAAAATCAGATGAATTGTTTGGTAAAATTCAAAAGAAAACTGGTCAAGCAGTAGAAGATATTAAAGATTGGTTTAGCAAAAACTTTGACTAA
- the gap gene encoding type I glyceraldehyde-3-phosphate dehydrogenase, translating to MAKVKVAINGFGRIGRLAFRLMEDDNDFDIVAINDLTDAKTLGHLLKYDSTQGKFKTDSLEVKEDKLIVDGREITIYSQKDPEQLPWEELGIDVVLECTGFFRTKEAAEKHIKAGAKKVIISAPAKGDMKTIVYNVNHDILDGSETVLSGASCTTNCLAPVAKVLNDKFGLLSGLMTTVHGYTNDQNTLDGPHSDLRRARAAAANIVPTTTGAAAAVGLVLPELKGKLDGMALRVPVPTGSLVDLTARLNKKVTKEDVNNAIIAAADGDLKDTLGYTDEPIVSSDIIGITYGSYFDLLSTEVLEDENGEQLVKIITWYDNEMSYTAQLVRLTKHFAELIS from the coding sequence ATGGCAAAAGTTAAAGTAGCAATCAATGGATTTGGTAGAATAGGTCGTTTAGCATTCCGCTTAATGGAAGACGACAATGATTTTGATATTGTAGCAATCAACGATCTTACCGATGCAAAAACATTAGGTCATTTATTAAAGTATGACTCTACACAAGGTAAATTCAAAACAGACTCACTAGAAGTAAAAGAAGATAAATTAATCGTAGATGGTAGAGAAATTACCATTTATAGTCAAAAAGACCCTGAGCAACTTCCTTGGGAAGAATTAGGAATTGATGTCGTTTTAGAATGTACTGGTTTCTTCAGAACCAAAGAAGCCGCTGAAAAACACATCAAGGCTGGAGCTAAAAAAGTGATTATCTCTGCTCCCGCCAAAGGTGATATGAAAACCATCGTTTACAACGTAAACCATGATATTTTAGATGGTAGCGAAACCGTTCTTTCTGGTGCTTCTTGCACTACAAACTGCTTGGCACCTGTAGCTAAGGTTTTGAATGATAAATTTGGTTTACTCTCTGGTTTGATGACAACAGTCCACGGCTATACTAATGATCAAAATACACTAGATGGGCCACACAGTGACTTGAGAAGAGCACGTGCAGCAGCAGCTAACATCGTCCCTACTACAACTGGTGCTGCCGCCGCAGTTGGTTTAGTCTTACCTGAATTGAAAGGGAAATTAGATGGAATGGCTCTTCGCGTTCCCGTACCAACTGGTTCCTTAGTTGATTTAACTGCTCGTTTAAATAAGAAAGTAACAAAAGAAGACGTTAATAATGCTATCATTGCAGCAGCAGATGGAGATTTGAAAGATACCCTAGGATATACTGACGAGCCTATTGTTTCTTCAGATATTATAGGAATAACTTACGGCTCTTATTTTGATCTTCTTTCTACAGAAGTTTTAGAAGATGAGAATGGCGAGCAACTAGTAAAAATCATTACTTGGTATGATAATGAAATGTCTTATACCGCTCAATTAGTTAGATTGACTAAGCATTTTGCAGAACTAATTTCATAA
- the pfkA gene encoding 6-phosphofructokinase — protein MGKQNINTIGVMTSGGDAPGMNAALRAVVRASIYNGLNCKGIRLGYQGLIEDNIFSMGPRSVSNIINRGGTILKTARSKEFTTKEGRKKAYENLKKNGIDALVVIGGDGSFTGAKIFSEEHDVKVIGIPGTIDNDIFGTDFTIGYDTALNTVINAIDKIRDTAQSHNRVFFVEVMGRDAGFIALNSGIACGAQDILIPERKDKIEEMFDSMERGRKTGKLSSIIVVAEGEELGGVYDLAKFTKIKYPDYDIRVTVLGHIQRGGDPSCADRVLASRLGIAAVEGLLQGKTRVMAGVRSNKIVFTPIEEAIQKHNEIDQELIKVSDILAR, from the coding sequence ATGGGGAAACAAAATATTAATACAATCGGAGTTATGACTTCTGGTGGAGATGCACCAGGAATGAATGCTGCGCTGCGTGCCGTGGTGCGTGCTAGTATTTATAACGGGCTAAATTGTAAGGGGATTCGCCTAGGCTACCAAGGCCTGATAGAAGATAATATATTTTCGATGGGGCCAAGAAGCGTAAGCAATATTATTAACCGCGGAGGAACAATTTTAAAAACAGCTCGTTCTAAAGAGTTTACAACCAAAGAAGGCCGAAAAAAAGCTTACGAAAACCTAAAGAAAAATGGTATTGACGCACTAGTCGTGATTGGTGGAGATGGCTCTTTTACTGGAGCTAAAATATTCAGTGAAGAGCATGACGTTAAAGTGATTGGAATTCCTGGGACGATAGATAATGATATTTTTGGTACGGATTTCACGATAGGGTACGATACGGCACTAAATACAGTTATAAATGCTATTGACAAAATTCGTGATACAGCGCAATCTCATAATCGTGTATTTTTCGTAGAAGTTATGGGGAGAGATGCTGGTTTTATTGCATTAAATTCAGGGATCGCATGTGGAGCACAAGATATCTTAATCCCAGAGAGAAAAGATAAAATTGAGGAGATGTTTGACTCGATGGAAAGAGGTAGAAAGACAGGAAAACTCTCAAGTATAATTGTTGTAGCAGAAGGTGAAGAATTGGGCGGTGTGTATGATTTAGCTAAATTTACCAAAATAAAATATCCTGACTATGATATCCGTGTGACGGTCTTAGGGCATATTCAGCGAGGAGGAGACCCTAGCTGCGCAGACCGCGTGCTGGCAAGTAGACTGGGAATTGCAGCTGTGGAAGGATTATTACAAGGTAAAACAAGAGTAATGGCTGGGGTCAGAAGTAATAAAATTGTATTTACGCCTATAGAAGAGGCTATTCAAAAACATAACGAAATTGATCAGGAACTCATAAAAGTTTCAGATATATTAGCAAGATAA
- the uvrB gene encoding excinuclease ABC subunit UvrB, which translates to MNFNLQSDFQPTGDQPKAIKQLKNGILNQDKYQVLLGVTGSGKTFTIANVVKEVQRPTLILAHNKTLAAQLYIEFKEFFPNNAIEYFVSYYDYYQPEAYIPHSSTYIEKDLSINEEIEKLRLSTTSSLLSGRRDVLVVASVSCLYGIGNPTEFHKSVIQLEKGMKISRTHFLHQLVNSLYARTTGEFARGHFRVQGDTIEIFPAYADDGLRVHFYGESIEEIETFNVPNGKRIAGFDKINLYPANLFVTSKETMNGAIQNIQTDLGKQVNFFQEIGKNLEAKRLKERTEFDVEMMKELGYCSGIENYSRYLDGRLPGSRPFCLLDYFPDDYLMVIDESHVTVPQVHAMYGGDRSRKENLVEYGFRLPAAMDNRPLKFEEFEGLQNQVIYVSATPADYELKLSEGIVVEQVIRPTGLLDPIIEVRPSLNQMDDLMEEIQKRAEIDERTLVTTLTKRMAEELTKYLTRYGVRTQYIHSDVDTLDRVQIMQDLREGLYDVLVGVNLLREGLDLPEVSLVAILDADKEGFLRNNRSLTQTVGRAARNVNGKAIMYADKITASMQSCIDETERRREIQIQYNKNHNLEPKALVKKINRIKKEVDFENNPYVQKSVMKIAAEDQVDYQNQDLNKVIEKKTQQMQKAAKDLDFIQAAKLRDEINVLKEKLGIEI; encoded by the coding sequence ATGAATTTTAATTTGCAATCTGATTTTCAACCTACTGGAGACCAACCCAAAGCTATAAAACAACTAAAAAATGGTATCTTAAATCAAGATAAATACCAAGTACTACTGGGGGTTACAGGTTCGGGGAAGACATTTACGATTGCCAATGTGGTAAAAGAAGTTCAGCGGCCAACCTTGATTTTAGCACACAATAAAACTTTGGCGGCTCAACTTTATATAGAGTTCAAAGAATTTTTCCCTAATAATGCTATAGAATATTTTGTTTCTTACTACGATTATTACCAGCCAGAAGCTTATATACCCCACTCTTCTACATACATCGAGAAGGATTTAAGCATCAATGAAGAAATTGAAAAACTACGACTCAGCACTACATCTTCGCTCCTCTCTGGGCGGCGAGATGTGCTAGTTGTAGCATCAGTCTCATGCTTGTATGGCATTGGAAACCCAACAGAATTTCACAAAAGTGTCATTCAGCTAGAGAAAGGAATGAAAATCAGCCGTACGCACTTTTTGCATCAGCTAGTCAATAGTTTATATGCGAGAACCACAGGAGAATTTGCACGAGGTCACTTTCGTGTTCAAGGTGATACCATCGAAATTTTCCCAGCCTATGCTGATGATGGACTTCGTGTCCACTTTTACGGTGAAAGCATCGAAGAAATTGAAACCTTCAACGTTCCCAACGGGAAAAGAATCGCAGGTTTTGATAAAATTAATCTATACCCAGCCAATCTTTTTGTTACTTCCAAAGAAACAATGAATGGTGCAATTCAAAACATTCAAACAGATTTAGGGAAACAAGTTAATTTTTTTCAAGAAATAGGAAAAAATTTAGAAGCAAAACGACTCAAAGAGCGAACAGAGTTTGACGTTGAAATGATGAAAGAATTAGGCTACTGCTCTGGGATAGAAAACTATTCCCGTTATTTGGACGGCAGATTACCTGGCTCACGGCCTTTTTGTCTGCTCGACTACTTCCCAGATGATTATTTGATGGTGATAGATGAATCGCACGTAACCGTTCCTCAAGTTCATGCAATGTACGGTGGTGACCGTAGCCGAAAAGAGAATTTAGTAGAATACGGCTTTCGTCTACCAGCAGCTATGGACAATCGACCACTGAAATTTGAAGAATTTGAAGGCTTACAAAATCAAGTGATTTACGTCTCTGCGACACCTGCCGATTATGAATTAAAATTGAGTGAAGGTATTGTTGTAGAGCAAGTTATACGCCCAACAGGTTTGCTAGACCCCATCATTGAAGTACGCCCATCTCTCAACCAAATGGATGATCTGATGGAAGAAATTCAAAAACGTGCTGAAATTGATGAACGAACGCTTGTCACCACCTTGACTAAACGAATGGCAGAAGAATTGACCAAGTACTTGACACGCTATGGCGTTAGAACCCAGTATATTCATTCTGATGTCGATACATTAGACCGCGTACAAATCATGCAAGACTTGCGTGAAGGTTTATACGACGTCTTGGTGGGCGTTAATTTATTGCGTGAAGGCTTAGATTTGCCAGAGGTAAGCTTGGTAGCCATTTTAGATGCTGACAAAGAGGGTTTTTTGAGAAACAATCGTTCGCTAACGCAAACAGTAGGTCGCGCTGCACGAAACGTAAACGGAAAAGCAATCATGTATGCTGATAAAATCACGGCAAGTATGCAAAGTTGTATTGATGAAACAGAACGTCGCAGAGAAATCCAAATTCAATATAATAAGAATCATAATCTTGAACCAAAAGCTTTGGTAAAAAAGATTAATCGCATCAAAAAAGAAGTCGATTTCGAGAATAACCCTTATGTGCAGAAATCTGTGATGAAAATAGCTGCAGAAGACCAAGTGGATTATCAAAATCAAGATTTAAACAAAGTGATAGAGAAAAAAACACAACAAATGCAAAAGGCAGCAAAGGATTTAGACTTCATTCAAGCAGCAAAGCTCAGAGATGAAATCAATGTCTTGAAAGAAAAATTAGGAATAGAAATTTAA
- a CDS encoding zinc metallopeptidase, with product MNFYYVLIIVISAVSYYVSWKLKSKFKKYSNVNLSNGMSGKEIAEKMLADNNIHDVRVISTQGQLTDHYNPANKTVNLSEVVYYERNAAAAAVAAHECGHAVQHKVGYSWLQFRSKMVPMVNISSQLSMWLIMGGIFLYYSMGNPWILTFGVLAFAVVTLFTFVTLPVEYDASNRALAWMQQNGIVQPQEYSAARDSLKWAARTYLVAALGSLAQLIYFASILLGGRRD from the coding sequence ATGAATTTTTATTACGTATTAATAATAGTGATCTCAGCTGTAAGTTACTATGTTAGCTGGAAATTAAAATCAAAGTTTAAAAAATATTCAAACGTTAACCTCAGCAACGGAATGAGTGGAAAAGAAATCGCTGAGAAGATGTTGGCCGATAACAATATTCATGATGTGCGCGTCATCAGTACACAAGGGCAATTGACAGATCATTACAATCCTGCAAATAAAACGGTAAACCTCTCAGAAGTAGTTTATTACGAAAGAAATGCAGCGGCGGCGGCTGTAGCTGCTCACGAATGTGGCCATGCGGTGCAACATAAGGTGGGTTACTCTTGGCTACAATTTCGCTCAAAAATGGTACCGATGGTCAACATCAGCTCACAGCTATCAATGTGGCTTATTATGGGTGGTATTTTCCTTTATTATAGCATGGGGAATCCTTGGATTTTAACGTTTGGTGTATTGGCTTTTGCAGTAGTAACATTATTTACTTTTGTAACTTTACCAGTAGAATACGATGCGAGCAATCGTGCGTTGGCTTGGATGCAACAAAACGGCATTGTACAACCGCAGGAGTACAGTGCAGCTAGAGATTCGCTCAAATGGGCTGCAAGAACCTATTTGGTTGCTGCTTTGGGGTCATTGGCACAATTGATCTACTTCGCTAGCATTCTTTTAGGCGGGAGAAGAGATTAA